Genomic segment of Myxococcus stipitatus:
CCGCGCGGGTGTCGATGTTGGAGGCCGCGTCGTCGCAGCGCGAGGTGGAGCTGGCGCGGGTGCAGGCGTTGTTGGCGCAGGCGCGGGAGGATGGGGCGCTGGAGCAGGTGCGGCGCGAGGCGGCGGAGACGGAGCGCGCGGACCTGAAGGTCCAGGTGGCGGAGCTGGAGGCGCGGGCGGACGCGCTGATGGCGGGGCAGGGCGGCACCGAGGCGGAGCTGGCGGAGCTCCGAGAGGAGCTGGAGGCCACGCGCGCGGAGGCGGACAAGGCCGAGCGGTTCCAGCAGCGCTTGAAGATGCTGGAGGGCGCGCTGGAGACGGCCAAGGCGGAGGCCGCGCGGACGGTGCAGGCCGCGCAGACGGCGCAGGCCCACGCGAAGAAGGAAGCGGAGGAGCAACAGGCCCGCGCCGAGGCCGCGCATGCGGAGAAGCTGCGAGAGGTCGAAGCGAAGCTGGCGCAGGTGGAGGCCGGCTACGAAGACAAGCTGAAGGACGTCGAAGCGAAGCTCGCGCAGGCGGAGTCCACGAGCGCGAGCAAGCTCAAGGACCTCGAGGCGAAGCTCGCCAAGGCCGAGGCCGCGAGCAAGTCGGCGAAGCCATCTTCGAGCGATGCAACCAAGGTCCAGGAGCTGGAGGCGAAGCTGGCCCAGGCCGAGGCGGCCCTGGCGGAGGCCCGGAGCGCGAGCACGGGCTCAAGCGGTCCTCCGTCCGACTGGGAAGCCGAGCGCGACGGACTCAAGGCGGACGCGGCCAACCTGAAGCGCAAGCTGGTGGCGGCCGAGACAGCGCTCGAAGCCGCGGCTGGCTACAAGTCGAAGATCGCCAAACTGGAAGCGCAATTGAAGGGCCGGAAGTAAAGGTTTGCCCCTCATGCCGTTCGACGCACCAGTGGACCCACTCACGGGGATGCCGGCGGCCCGCTTCGGGCTGTACCTGCACTTCCCCTACTGCCTCGCGAAGTGCCCGTACTGCGACTTCGCCGTGGCCGTCGCGCGCCAGGTCCCCGAGGAGCGCTACGCCAACGCCATCCTCGCGGAGCTCGACGCGCGGCTCGCCGCCTCCCCCGAGCTGCGCACGAAGCCCCTGGAGTCCATCTTCCTGGGCGGCGGCACGCCCTCCCTCTGGCATCCCCGCTACGTCGCCCAGGTGCTCGACGGCATCGCCGCGAGGATGTCGGTCTCCCCCGGCGCCGAGGTCTCCCTGGAGGGCAACCCGGAGCGAGCGGACGCGGAGCGCTTCGCGGGCTATCGCTCCGCGGGCATCCACCGGCTGTCCCTGGGCGTGCAGTCCTTCCAACCACGGACGCTCAAGGCCCTCGGGCGCGCGCACGACGCGGCGCAGGTCGAGCTCGCCGTCTCCCTGGCCCGCCGCGCGGACTTCCCCGTGGTGTCCATGGACTTCATCTACGGCGTCCACGGCCAGAGCGTGGCCGAGGTCGAGGAGGACGCGAAGCGCGCCGTCGCCCTGGCCCCGGAGCACCTGTCCACCTATGCGCTGACCGTGGAGCGAGAGGTGCTGGCCGTCGACACGCCCCTCTCGAAGCAGCTCAAGCGCGGCGAGTTGGAGCTCCCCTCCGACGAAGACGTGGTCTCCATGGCGCAGGTGGTGCGAGACGTCTACGGCGCCGCGGGCCTGCGCCGCTACGAGGTCTCCAACCACGCGCGCGAGGGCTTCAGCTCGCGGCACAACGCCCTCTACTGGACCGGGGGCGAGTACCTGGCGCTGGGCGTGGGGGCCACGGGCATGCTGCTGACGCCCTCGCCGTCCCGCTACGTCAACGTGCGAAGCCCGGAGAAGTACCTGACCGAGGTGGAGTCGGGCCGGCTGCCGGAGGAAGGGCGTGAGGCGCTGGGGGCCGGGGAGCTGTTCGCGGAGCGGCTGGCGATGGGGCTGCGCCTGGTCTCGGGCGTGGACTGGGAGGCCGTGTGCGAGCGGTATGGGCAGCCGGTCGCGCCCCGGCGAGCGGAGGTGGCGAGGCTGGTGGAGCACGGCTTCGCGACGCTGACGGGCGGACGGTTGGCCTTGACGGAGAAGGGCGCGGATGTGCACAGCGCCGTCTGTGCGCGGCTGCTGTAGTCCCGCGGCGCGCGTGCGAAGGACTTCGAGGAAGCTATGAGCAAGTGGATGTTGTGGATGTTGCTGACCTTGCTGACGGGCAGTCCGTTGGTGTCCTTGGTCCTGGTCATCATCATCATCTTCGTGGCGGACCGCTTCACGTGGCGGCTGTTGCCCAGCCCGGTGCGCATGTTCAAGCGCTTCCAGCGCGCGGGGGAGCTGGCGGGAACCATCCTCACCAACCCGCATGAGCGCCGCGCGCGCCACGAGCTGGCGGACATCCGCGTGGAGCAGAAGCGCTACGCGGAAGCGGTGGACATCCTCAAGCCCAACCTGGAAGCCGGCGACGACGACGTGGAGACGCTGTTCCTCCTGGGCGTGGCGTACCTGGGCGCGGGTGACGCCCGGCGCGGAGAGCTGCTGCTGGACGAGGCCGCGAAGCTGGACGCCGACTACCGGCAGGGCGCCATCGACCTGGAGCGAGGCCGCTTCCGGCTGAAGCGCGGAGAAGTGAAGCCCGCCATCGAGTCGCTGGAGCGCTTCTGCGCCACGCGGCTGGGGACGGTGGAGGGGCGCTACCTGCTCGCCAAGGCGCTCGCGAAGGATGGGCGCGGCGCGGACGCGAAGCGCGTGCGGGACCTGGCCTGGAACGAGTACGTGGCGGCCCCGGGCTTCCAGCGTCGCCGCGAGCGCCGGTGGGCCTGGCTGTCCCGGCCCAGCCGTCCGCTCACCTACGCGGCGGTGCTCGCGGTGGTGCTGGGCACGGGCGCGGCGGTGGCGAACTCGATGGGCCTGTTCTCACCGCGCTCGAACCCCCACGCCCCCTACGACGGCCGAGGCGGCCCGCCCTCGGCCTCCGAGTGGGAGTGAGAGGGTATTCCCGGGGCCCGGCCGCCGGATGTCTGGTTTGACGCGGCCAGGCCCCAAGCCCCTGTCTCAGTCGAAGCAAGCCACGCCGCAGTACGGCTTGCTCAGATTGCCATTGGGTGCGGTGGGAGCACTCGCCCGCGCTGGCGCGCGTGACTGGACAGTGGGTGTGAGTGAGGGCGTAGGCTCCGGGTGTCGTTCTCCCCGCGGACACAACAGAGGCTCACACCATGTTCCCCTCTCCGTCGCAGGTTCTCCGACAGCGTGAGGGATTGCTCGCCGACACGCCTTTTCCCCTGCTGCTGCACGCGCTGATGGTGGAGGAGCGCACGTGCACGCTGGAGCTGAAGGTGCGTCAGCGCGAGAAGCGCATCCTCATCGAGGAAGGCTCTCCGGTGGCGTGCCAGTCCAACCTCCTGCACGAGACGCTGGGGAAGTTCCTGGTGGAGAAGGGGCGGCTGACGGAGGCGGACTACCAGAAGTCGCTGTCGGAGAGCGTGTCCTCGGGCATGCAGATGGGGAGCCTGCTGGTGCAGAAGGGGCTCATCAGCCCGTTCGATTTGTACAAGCAGCTCCAGGCGAACCTGGCGCACAAGCTCCTGGACTGCTTCCGCTGGGTGGACGCGAAGTACCGCCTCATCGCGGACGCGGAGACCCCCGACGCGAGCGTGCGCACCAACACCGCGCAGCTCATCCTGACGGGCGTGGAGGGCGTGATGCCCTTCGACGCGGTGGCCACCCACTTCACCTTCACGGATGAACGAAGGTTCGGACAGATGCCCGGCGTGGAGGCCGGACCCAAGCTGTCCTCCAAGGACGCGCGCCTGTTGCAGCAGCTGCGTCAGCGCCCCACGTTCAACGAGCTGCTGGAGCGCACGGGCTTCGACATGGAGACGGTGCTGCGGCGCCTGTATGCGCTCTG
This window contains:
- the hemW gene encoding radical SAM family heme chaperone HemW, with translation MPFDAPVDPLTGMPAARFGLYLHFPYCLAKCPYCDFAVAVARQVPEERYANAILAELDARLAASPELRTKPLESIFLGGGTPSLWHPRYVAQVLDGIAARMSVSPGAEVSLEGNPERADAERFAGYRSAGIHRLSLGVQSFQPRTLKALGRAHDAAQVELAVSLARRADFPVVSMDFIYGVHGQSVAEVEEDAKRAVALAPEHLSTYALTVEREVLAVDTPLSKQLKRGELELPSDEDVVSMAQVVRDVYGAAGLRRYEVSNHAREGFSSRHNALYWTGGEYLALGVGATGMLLTPSPSRYVNVRSPEKYLTEVESGRLPEEGREALGAGELFAERLAMGLRLVSGVDWEAVCERYGQPVAPRRAEVARLVEHGFATLTGGRLALTEKGADVHSAVCARLL